A stretch of the Rhinoderma darwinii isolate aRhiDar2 chromosome 3, aRhiDar2.hap1, whole genome shotgun sequence genome encodes the following:
- the LOC142748522 gene encoding vomeronasal type-2 receptor 26-like, translating into MKNVRVPLSNERELYFDENGDPPAVYDIVNWQLSSNNTIHHVKVGSYDTTASVGKLFRINSSLLLWATEDNQVPISACTESCPPGFRKVSIRGQPVCCFQCVPCPQGEISNHTDSNNCLKCPWNEWPNPQKTRCLQKNIDFLSYDDPLGATLTGSSIVSSFVPNFILKLFIQHKSTPIVKANSYVISCLLLVSLSFCFLSSLAFIGYPQTEKCLLRQAAFGLVFALCVSCILAKTVMVMFAFMATRPGSVMRKWTTPRVSYTIIFTCSFLQIILCISWLSLAPPYPQYNRESQAALIIVECNEGSPIAFWIMLGYLFLLASISFIVAFLARRLPDSFNEAQFITFSMLAFLSVWISYIPASLSAQGKYTVAMEIFAILSSSWALVLCMFFPKCFIILFRPEMNSREYLMRRAKTEAINA; encoded by the exons ATGAAGAACGTAAGGGTCCCATTAAGTAATGAGAGAGAACTTTACTTTGATGAAAATGGAGACCCACCTGCAGTCTATGACATTGTAAATTGGCAGCTAAGTTCAAACAATACCATACATCATGTCAAAGTTGGCAGTTATGACACCACAGCATCTGTTGGGAAACTTTTTAGAATCAACTCAAGTTTATTGCTTTGGGCAACTGAAGACAACCAG GTACCTATATCAGCTTGTACTGAAAGTTGTCCTCCAGGATTTAGGAAGGTCTCCATTAGAGGACAACCTGTCTGCTGCTTCCAATGTGTCCCCTGCCCACAAGGAGAAATTTCCAATCATACAG attctaaCAATTGTCTGAAATGCCCATGGAATGAATGGCCCAATCCACAGAAGACCAGATGCCTTCAAAAAAACATAGACTTCCTTTCCTATGATGACCCACTGGGTGCAACTTTAACTGGTTCTTCCATCGTTTCCTCCTTCGTTCCTAACTTCATACTAAAGCTTTTTATCCAACATAAATCAACTCCGATAGTAAAGGCCAACAGCTACGTCATAAGTTGTCTTCTTCTCGTTTCACTGTCTTTTTGTTTCCTGAGCTCGTTGGCTTTTATTGGTTATCCTCAGACTGAGAAGTGTCTTCTACGTCAAGCTGCTTTTGGACTGGTCTTCGCCCTCTGTGTATCTTGCATTTTGGCTAAAACTGTCATGGTGATGTTTGCCTTTATGGCCACAAGACCAGGCAGTGTTATGAGGAAATGGACTACTCCTCGGGTATCCTACACAATCATTTTTACATGTTCCTTCTTACAAATTATCCTTTGTATCTCATGGTTGTCCCTAGCTCCACCATATCCCCAATACAACAGAGAAAGCCAGGCCGCACTCATCATTGTTGAGTGTAACGAGGGTTCACCCATTGCCTTCTGGATCATGTTGGGTTATCTCTTTCTTCTGGCCTCCATTAGTTTCATTGTGGCCTTCTTGGCACGGAGACTTCCCGACAGCTTCAATGAGGCCCAATTTATTACCTTCAGTATGTTGGCCTTTCTCAGTGTCTGGATATCTTATATCCCAGCCTCCCTCAGTGCTCAGGGCAAGTACACAGTGGCTATGGAGATATTTGCTATCCTGTCATCCAGTTGGGCTCTGGTGCTTTGCATGTTCTTTCCGAAGTGTTTCATTATACTCTTCAGACCTGAGATGAACTCCAGAGAATATCTCATGAGGAGGGCAAAGACTGAGGCTATAaatgcttaa